A stretch of DNA from Natrinema halophilum:
CTGCGAGCAGCGAGTCGCGGCGCGACTCGGAACAGGCGAGCAGGGAGTCGCAAAACGATCCGGGGGACGACGAAATTCCGCTTACCATCGTCGGTCACGAGGACCGCGAGCGGCCGGGCGACTCGAGTCCGGACGCGGGTTCGGCGTCGGTTGCGGGCGCGAACGGTGACGGGACAGGCGAACCCGAGGACCGAGCGGGCGAGTCGGTGCTCGAATTCACGGACGTGGAGACGCCCGAAGCCGCGGACGACGGTGTTGAGGACGAGGACGAAGACGATGTCGAGCCCGTCGAACTACTCGTACAGCTCGCGAAAGACGGCGAAATCGATCCGTGGGACATCGACATCGTGGCGGTGACTGACAAATTCCTCGAGGCGCTCGACGACGTCGATCTGCGAACGTCGGGTCGGGCGCTGTTCTACGCGAGCGTTCTCCTGCGGATGAAAAGCGACGAGTTGTTCGCTACCGACGAACCCGAAGACGAGGAACTCCCGCCGTGGGAGGCCCCCTTCGCCGACGACGGGGCGATGGCCGCCGAAGACGGTGACAGCCGGGAGTATCCGCCGGGGTTCGACCCGGTCGAGAACCTCGAGGAAGAGATGGAGCGCCGCCTCGAGCGTAAACACGCTCGCGGGAAACCGGAGACGCTGGACGAACTCGTTCGCGAACTCCGGACGGCCGAACGCGACACCTGGTGGAAGGAATCGCGCAGTTACGACACGAGCGATTCGCCCAGGGGATACGACCGCGG
This window harbors:
- a CDS encoding segregation and condensation protein A, whose protein sequence is MTSEGTEEPETTNVPSTTASSESRRDSEQASRESQNDPGDDEIPLTIVGHEDRERPGDSSPDAGSASVAGANGDGTGEPEDRAGESVLEFTDVETPEAADDGVEDEDEDDVEPVELLVQLAKDGEIDPWDIDIVAVTDKFLEALDDVDLRTSGRALFYASVLLRMKSDELFATDEPEDEELPPWEAPFADDGAMAAEDGDSREYPPGFDPVENLEEEMERRLERKHARGKPETLDELVRELRTAERDTWWKESRSYDTSDSPRGYDRGVQELNYHSGDDFRVDDEPTSDDVTHTTHEEDIEAVIDDVEAELERHYEGGRDEVLYAEIAEIGGTRVMTYLALLFLAHRGRVTLEQDELFGDLWVTEVTVESKANEAIAD